One Luteibacter aegosomaticola genomic window carries:
- a CDS encoding efflux RND transporter permease subunit, translating into MGFSTLFIRRPIATSLLMVAVLLLGILGYRQLPVSALPEIDAPSLVVTTQYPGASASTMAALITTPLERNFGQISGLASMSSDSSAGLSTIVLQFNMDRDIDIAAQDVQAAINQARGTLPNNLPYPPVYNRVNPADAPIMTLMLTSDTVQLRDVNNYADSIIAQKLAQVQGVGLVSIAGNVRPAVRIQINPAQLANLGLTMEDVRSSLTQANVNAPKGTLNGKTQSYSIGTNDQLATAADYKDTIISYTNDSPVRLKDVANVVDGVENDQLAAWANGKPAVLLDIRRQPGANIVQTVQSIRQTIPDLQKVLPADVHLKVFSDRTITIRASVEDVQFTLILTICLVVAVIFVFLRRLWATVIPSVAVPLSLMGTFGVMAFAGMSLDNLSLMALAVATGFVVDDAIVMIENIVRYIEQGQDAKTAAEVGAKEIGFTVLSLTVSLIAVFLPLLLMPGVTGRLFHEFAWVLTIAVAISMLVSLTLTPMMCAYLLKADELPDADDAHEHATASGKHTVWSRIVEGYGRSLDWVLDHRPLTMLIAAATVALTVVLYIVIPKGLLPEQDTGLITAVVQADQNVAFPQMEQRTKAVADALAKDPAVSGVAAFIGAGSVNPTLNQGQLSLVLKDRSDRDSLDDVLPRLQRAAGNIAGVALYLKPVQDVTLDSQVSATEYQYSLSDVNSTELAGYAQQMTSALRKRKELSDVDNNLADQGTALKLTIDRDTASRLGVPVQTIDDTLYDAFGQRQISTIFTQLNQYRVVMEVSPEFRNSADLLNKLTVRGNGNGALTGSNATSFGQLASSNSATPAGIGNTGNVGFQVGAGGTIPIASLASAQVTTAPLVVSHLQQLPAVTISFNLAQGYSLSEAVTAIHEVEKTLDFPPQVRGQFIGKAAEFSSSVGDEVLLLLASIIVIYIVLGVLYESYIHPLTIISTLPPAGVGALLALLMCGMTLSVDGIVGIVLLIGIVKKNAIMMIDFAIEAKRTGMNATDAIRRACLLRFRPIMMTTAAALLGALPLALGNGIGSELRKPLGVSIVGGLLLSQLVTLYTTPVIYLYMERFSDWLAERKRQRLLATHAQPRPAD; encoded by the coding sequence GTGGGTTTCTCGACACTCTTCATTCGCCGGCCTATCGCGACCTCGCTGCTCATGGTGGCGGTGTTGTTGCTTGGCATCCTTGGCTACCGGCAGCTGCCGGTCTCGGCGCTGCCGGAAATCGACGCGCCCAGCCTCGTCGTTACCACCCAGTATCCCGGTGCCTCGGCCAGCACCATGGCGGCGCTGATCACCACGCCGCTCGAGCGCAACTTCGGCCAGATCTCCGGTCTCGCGTCGATGAGCTCGGATTCGTCGGCAGGCCTCTCGACCATCGTCCTGCAGTTCAACATGGATCGCGATATCGATATCGCAGCGCAGGATGTGCAGGCAGCGATCAACCAGGCGCGTGGCACGCTGCCGAACAACCTGCCGTATCCGCCGGTCTATAACCGCGTGAACCCGGCCGATGCGCCGATCATGACGCTCATGCTCACCTCCGATACGGTGCAGCTGCGTGACGTGAACAACTACGCGGATTCGATCATTGCGCAGAAGCTCGCGCAGGTGCAGGGCGTGGGCCTGGTGTCCATCGCGGGCAATGTGCGCCCGGCCGTGCGTATCCAGATCAACCCCGCGCAGCTGGCCAATCTTGGCCTCACCATGGAAGACGTGCGCAGCTCGCTGACCCAGGCGAACGTGAATGCGCCTAAGGGCACGCTGAACGGCAAGACGCAGTCCTACAGCATCGGCACGAACGACCAGCTTGCCACGGCCGCCGATTACAAAGACACGATCATCAGCTACACCAACGACTCGCCGGTGCGCCTGAAGGATGTTGCCAACGTCGTCGATGGTGTCGAAAACGACCAGCTCGCCGCGTGGGCCAACGGCAAGCCCGCCGTGCTGCTCGATATCCGCCGCCAGCCTGGCGCGAACATCGTGCAGACGGTGCAGTCCATCCGCCAGACCATCCCCGACCTGCAGAAGGTGCTGCCGGCGGATGTGCACCTGAAGGTGTTCTCCGACCGCACGATCACCATCCGTGCCTCGGTCGAGGACGTGCAGTTCACGCTGATCCTCACCATCTGCCTCGTGGTGGCGGTGATCTTCGTCTTCCTGCGCCGCCTGTGGGCCACGGTGATCCCGTCGGTCGCGGTGCCGCTCTCGCTCATGGGTACGTTCGGCGTCATGGCCTTTGCGGGCATGTCGCTGGATAACCTCTCGCTGATGGCGTTGGCGGTGGCCACCGGCTTCGTGGTCGACGACGCGATCGTGATGATCGAGAACATCGTCCGCTACATCGAACAAGGCCAGGATGCGAAGACGGCCGCGGAAGTGGGCGCCAAGGAAATCGGCTTCACGGTGCTCTCGCTGACCGTCTCGCTGATCGCCGTGTTCCTGCCGCTGCTGCTGATGCCGGGCGTCACCGGCCGCCTGTTCCACGAGTTCGCGTGGGTGCTCACCATCGCGGTGGCCATCTCCATGCTGGTCTCGCTGACGCTCACGCCGATGATGTGCGCGTACCTGCTCAAGGCGGATGAGCTGCCCGATGCGGATGACGCGCATGAGCACGCCACGGCCAGCGGCAAGCACACGGTGTGGTCGCGCATCGTGGAAGGCTATGGCCGCAGCCTCGACTGGGTCCTCGACCATCGCCCGCTCACCATGCTGATCGCCGCGGCCACGGTCGCGCTCACCGTGGTGCTGTACATCGTGATCCCGAAGGGCTTGCTCCCCGAGCAGGACACCGGCCTCATCACCGCCGTGGTCCAGGCCGACCAGAACGTCGCCTTCCCGCAGATGGAACAGCGCACGAAGGCCGTGGCCGATGCGCTGGCGAAGGATCCCGCCGTCTCGGGTGTCGCCGCCTTCATCGGTGCGGGCTCGGTGAATCCCACGCTCAACCAGGGCCAGCTCTCGCTGGTGCTGAAGGACCGTAGCGATCGCGACAGCCTGGACGACGTGCTGCCGCGCCTGCAGCGTGCGGCCGGCAACATCGCGGGCGTGGCGCTGTACCTGAAGCCGGTGCAGGACGTGACGCTGGATAGCCAGGTGTCGGCAACGGAATACCAGTACTCCCTCTCCGACGTGAACTCGACGGAGCTTGCGGGCTACGCGCAGCAGATGACCTCTGCCCTGCGCAAGCGCAAGGAGTTGTCCGATGTGGACAACAACCTCGCCGACCAGGGCACCGCGCTGAAGCTCACCATCGATCGTGATACGGCCAGCCGACTGGGCGTGCCGGTGCAGACGATCGACGACACGCTTTACGACGCGTTCGGCCAGCGCCAGATCTCGACCATCTTCACCCAGCTCAACCAGTACCGCGTGGTGATGGAGGTCTCGCCGGAGTTCCGCAACAGCGCCGACCTGCTCAACAAGCTGACGGTGCGTGGCAACGGCAACGGTGCACTCACCGGTTCGAACGCCACGAGCTTCGGCCAGCTGGCATCGAGCAACTCGGCAACGCCGGCGGGTATCGGCAATACGGGTAACGTTGGCTTCCAGGTGGGCGCGGGTGGCACCATTCCCATCGCCTCGCTGGCCAGTGCCCAGGTCACGACCGCCCCGCTGGTGGTCAGCCACCTGCAGCAGCTGCCAGCGGTCACGATCTCGTTCAACCTGGCGCAGGGTTATTCGCTTTCCGAGGCGGTCACCGCGATCCATGAAGTAGAAAAGACGCTGGACTTCCCGCCGCAGGTGCGTGGCCAGTTCATCGGCAAGGCCGCGGAGTTCTCCTCCTCGGTGGGCGATGAAGTGCTCCTGCTGCTCGCGTCGATCATCGTGATCTACATCGTGCTGGGCGTACTCTATGAGAGCTACATCCACCCGCTGACGATCATCTCGACCCTGCCGCCCGCTGGCGTCGGCGCGCTGCTTGCCCTGCTGATGTGCGGCATGACACTGTCGGTGGATGGCATCGTGGGTATCGTGTTGCTGATCGGTATCGTGAAGAAGAACGCGATCATGATGATCGACTTCGCGATCGAGGCGAAGCGTACCGGCATGAACGCGACGGACGCGATCCGCCGCGCCTGCCTGCTACGTTTCCGCCCGATCATGATGACGACCGCCGCCGCGCTGCTGGGTGCCTTGCCACTCGCGCTCGGCAACGGCATTGGTTCGGAACTGCGCAAGCCGCTGGGTGTGTCGATTGTCGGCGGCCTGCTCCTGTCGCAGCTGGTCACCCTGTACACCACGCCGGTGATCTACCTGTACATGGAGCGATTCTCCGACTGGCTCGCCGAACGCAAGCGACAACGCCTGCTGGCGACCCACGCCCAGCCACGGCCCGCGGACTGA
- a CDS encoding efflux RND transporter periplasmic adaptor subunit, producing MSRFWKIALAVIVVVVIAAVVVLPRMHKGGANAQDASAQANGEGQGKDQPPVPVTVVPVVAQDVPVYLSATGTVQARNQVTVSPQVGGQLMKLNFTEGQEVKQGDVIAEIDPRTIQSQYDQAVAKLKQDQALSATAKNNLERSQNLVSKGGQQYVSKQDLDNLKNTLDQANATVVADQASIRAAQVQLGFTKVIAPITGLAGIRGVDVGNIVTTTTSIVTLTEVHPIYVTFTLPEKNLDMVRSGMAASPDTPLVVDALDRTDAHVVTSGHLEVINNTIDTTTGTFRLRGLFDNQKTELWPGQFVNARLNVRTVKGGLVIPAQAVQRGPDGDYVYLVQGDNTVKMQSVQTASEVGDSHVMITGLKLGEKVVTEGQFRLKPGSKVQPLAPGQVPAAPTADELQKSKAKNGRQGGGRRGG from the coding sequence ATGTCGCGTTTTTGGAAAATCGCGCTAGCGGTCATCGTGGTCGTGGTGATCGCCGCCGTTGTCGTCCTACCCCGCATGCACAAGGGTGGTGCAAACGCCCAGGATGCATCCGCCCAGGCCAACGGCGAAGGGCAGGGCAAGGATCAGCCACCCGTTCCGGTCACCGTGGTGCCCGTCGTGGCCCAGGATGTCCCTGTGTACCTCAGCGCCACGGGTACCGTGCAGGCGCGTAACCAGGTCACTGTCAGCCCGCAGGTGGGTGGTCAGCTCATGAAGCTGAACTTCACCGAAGGCCAGGAAGTGAAGCAGGGTGACGTGATCGCGGAAATCGATCCGCGCACCATCCAGTCGCAGTACGACCAGGCCGTGGCCAAGCTCAAGCAGGACCAGGCCTTGTCGGCTACCGCCAAGAACAACCTCGAGCGTTCGCAGAACCTCGTGAGCAAGGGCGGCCAGCAGTACGTCTCCAAGCAGGACCTGGATAACCTGAAGAACACCCTGGACCAGGCCAACGCCACGGTCGTGGCCGACCAGGCCTCGATCCGTGCCGCCCAGGTGCAGCTCGGCTTCACCAAGGTCATCGCCCCGATCACCGGCCTGGCCGGCATCCGCGGCGTCGACGTCGGCAACATCGTCACCACGACCACGTCGATCGTGACGCTGACCGAGGTGCACCCGATCTATGTGACCTTCACGCTGCCCGAGAAGAACCTCGACATGGTCCGCAGCGGCATGGCAGCCAGCCCGGATACGCCGCTCGTCGTCGACGCGCTGGACCGCACCGATGCGCACGTGGTGACCAGCGGCCACCTCGAGGTCATCAACAACACGATCGACACCACCACCGGCACGTTCCGCCTGCGTGGCCTGTTTGATAACCAGAAGACCGAGCTGTGGCCCGGCCAGTTCGTCAACGCGCGCCTCAACGTGCGTACGGTGAAGGGCGGCCTCGTGATCCCGGCGCAGGCCGTGCAGCGTGGCCCCGACGGCGACTACGTCTACCTCGTGCAGGGCGACAACACGGTCAAGATGCAGTCGGTGCAGACCGCTTCGGAAGTCGGCGACAGCCACGTGATGATCACGGGCCTGAAGCTGGGCGAGAAGGTCGTTACCGAAGGCCAGTTCCGCCTGAAGCCGGGTTCGAAGGTGCAGCCGCTGGCCCCGGGCCAGGTGCCGGCCGCGCCGACGGCTGACGAATTGCAGAAGTCGAAGGCCAAGAACGGTCGCCAGGGCGGCGGTCGCCGCGGCGGCTAA
- a CDS encoding c-type cytochrome, producing MSGSPSKSDQNFVRQFSWLTAGLSLLALILMVLAYTIYSNIPKDQDPAVAKRTEARIAPAGAVYAGDTGRAAMLAAQEAAAKAAASQVAYGGSKDGKTIYDNLCHSCHTAGVAGAPKLGDKGAWGARIAEGTATLIKHAIEGYTGPDGNHMPPKGGNPALTEEQVGNTVKWMVDQAK from the coding sequence GTGAGCGGTTCTCCGAGCAAGTCCGATCAGAACTTCGTCCGTCAATTCTCGTGGCTTACCGCTGGCTTAAGCCTTCTGGCCCTCATCCTGATGGTGTTGGCTTACACCATCTACTCGAATATCCCGAAGGATCAGGATCCGGCCGTGGCTAAGCGCACGGAGGCCCGGATCGCACCGGCGGGTGCCGTTTACGCGGGTGATACGGGCCGGGCGGCGATGCTTGCGGCGCAGGAGGCGGCGGCGAAGGCGGCGGCTTCCCAGGTGGCGTACGGTGGCAGCAAGGATGGCAAGACGATTTACGACAACCTGTGCCATAGCTGCCATACGGCGGGTGTGGCGGGGGCGCCGAAGCTGGGTGACAAGGGTGCCTGGGGTGCTCGTATCGCTGAGGGTACGGCGACGCTGATCAAGCATGCGATCGAGGGTTATACGGGCCCGGATGGCAACCATATGCCTCCGAAGGGCGGTAATCCGGCCCTGACGGAGGAGCAGGTGGGCAATACGGTGAAGTGGATGGTCGATCAGGCCAAGTAA
- a CDS encoding ACP phosphodiesterase: MNVLAHALLAGNDAGLRLGGVMGDFVRGTPDESLPVRVRDGIYLHRAIDGYTDTHPLVRKAREAMPPPFRRYAGIFLDVWFDHCLARDFASYCPTPLEAFSDNLRAEMHAADAILPDGLKRFLLYMDAHELPAGYADLERVAAALGGLSRRLSRANPVGESVPLLIEHDAMLRETFAAFFPQLQAFAANWVAAR; this comes from the coding sequence GTGAACGTGCTGGCGCATGCCCTGCTGGCGGGGAACGATGCGGGTTTGCGCCTGGGTGGCGTGATGGGCGATTTCGTCCGGGGCACGCCGGATGAGTCGTTGCCCGTGCGGGTGCGCGACGGGATTTACCTGCACCGGGCGATCGACGGCTATACGGATACGCATCCGTTGGTGCGCAAGGCCCGCGAGGCGATGCCGCCGCCGTTCCGGCGGTATGCGGGGATTTTCCTGGATGTGTGGTTCGACCATTGCCTGGCGCGTGACTTCGCGAGCTATTGCCCGACGCCACTTGAGGCTTTTTCCGACAATCTGCGAGCGGAGATGCATGCGGCCGACGCGATCCTGCCGGATGGCCTGAAGCGCTTCCTCTTATATATGGATGCACACGAGCTGCCAGCGGGCTATGCGGACCTGGAGCGTGTGGCGGCGGCCCTGGGCGGCCTCTCGCGGCGTCTGTCCCGGGCGAACCCGGTGGGCGAGTCGGTACCGCTGCTGATCGAGCACGACGCGATGCTACGTGAAACATTCGCCGCGTTTTTTCCACAACTTCAGGCATTTGCTGCCAATTGGGTGGCCGCCCGATAA
- a CDS encoding alpha/beta hydrolase translates to MTDLLPTAPDHFPDETLSFALAGPAGKLECEAKAATEGRRNAVAVICHPLSTEGGSMHNKVVTMLERALRESGLDTVIFNFRSVGRSEGSFDEGHGESDDLAAVVAWARKARPGAKLWLAGFSFGSYVALRNAVALQATALITIAPPAAGRSWDFSTINLPACPWLVVMGDADEIVEPQGVYDWVESLPEDKRPRLVKMEETSHFFHRRLMDLRGVIRHEVKDWPPQAAGDEA, encoded by the coding sequence ATGACTGATCTTCTACCTACAGCGCCGGATCACTTCCCGGACGAAACGCTGAGCTTCGCGCTGGCCGGGCCCGCGGGCAAGCTCGAATGCGAAGCCAAGGCTGCGACCGAGGGCCGCAGGAACGCCGTGGCGGTCATCTGCCACCCGCTCTCCACCGAAGGTGGCAGCATGCATAACAAGGTCGTGACCATGCTGGAACGCGCGCTGCGCGAGTCCGGGCTGGACACGGTCATCTTCAATTTCCGCAGCGTCGGCCGCTCCGAAGGCAGCTTCGACGAGGGTCACGGGGAAAGCGACGACCTCGCCGCCGTCGTCGCCTGGGCACGCAAGGCGCGCCCCGGCGCGAAGCTCTGGCTGGCCGGCTTCTCGTTCGGAAGCTACGTCGCCCTGCGCAACGCCGTCGCCCTGCAGGCCACCGCGCTCATCACCATCGCCCCGCCCGCGGCCGGGCGCAGCTGGGACTTCTCCACGATCAACCTGCCCGCCTGCCCCTGGCTCGTGGTCATGGGCGATGCCGACGAAATCGTCGAACCCCAGGGCGTCTACGACTGGGTCGAGAGCCTCCCCGAGGACAAGCGCCCCAGGCTGGTGAAGATGGAAGAGACCAGCCACTTCTTCCACCGCCGCCTCATGGACCTGCGCGGCGTGATCAGGCACGAAGTGAAGGACTGGCCGCCCCAGGCGGCTGGCGACGAGGCATGA
- the zapE gene encoding cell division protein ZapE gives MSCPELTPGERYRDGVVGHRWESDPAQLGVIAEFDRMHAALCQPTEAAGGGLFGRLKSMLGGDAQRETVKGLYLWGSVGRGKTFLMDLFVSSLAPGLALRRHFHRFMQETHATLRELGDRQSPLDEVAARIAAKHRVLCLDEFLISDIGDAMIMAGLLEGLFSRGVTLVTTSNTVPANLYKDGLQRARFLPAIAALEKHCVVHEMVSPRDWRLRALSQASVYLVPPGPEAERSLAKIFTTQAQGDIEEGGSVAINARDIPVRRRAPNVIWFDFAALCEGPRAVTDYIELAKAYPTVILSGVPQFTDFTENEAKRFVLLVDEFYDRHVKLALSAAAPITELYDGTRVRAEFGRTESRLIEMQSEDYLGRDHKP, from the coding sequence ATGAGCTGCCCGGAGCTGACCCCGGGTGAGCGTTACCGGGATGGCGTGGTCGGGCACCGCTGGGAATCCGACCCGGCGCAGCTGGGTGTCATCGCCGAGTTCGACCGGATGCATGCCGCGCTGTGCCAGCCCACCGAGGCAGCTGGCGGCGGGCTGTTCGGCCGGCTGAAATCCATGCTGGGTGGCGATGCCCAGCGCGAAACGGTCAAGGGCCTCTACCTCTGGGGTAGCGTCGGCCGTGGCAAGACCTTCCTCATGGATCTGTTCGTCTCCAGCCTGGCGCCCGGACTGGCGCTGCGCCGGCACTTCCATCGCTTCATGCAGGAAACGCACGCCACCCTTCGCGAGCTGGGCGACCGGCAAAGCCCGCTCGATGAAGTCGCCGCGCGTATCGCCGCGAAGCACCGCGTGCTGTGCCTGGATGAATTTCTCATCTCCGACATCGGCGACGCGATGATCATGGCCGGCCTGCTCGAGGGCCTGTTCTCGCGCGGTGTCACGCTCGTCACGACCTCGAACACCGTGCCGGCCAACCTCTATAAGGATGGCTTGCAGCGCGCTCGCTTCCTGCCGGCCATCGCCGCGCTGGAAAAGCACTGCGTGGTGCACGAGATGGTGTCGCCACGTGACTGGCGCCTGCGCGCGCTGAGCCAGGCGTCGGTGTATCTCGTGCCGCCCGGCCCGGAGGCCGAGCGCTCGCTGGCGAAGATCTTCACCACGCAGGCGCAGGGCGATATTGAAGAGGGCGGTTCGGTTGCCATCAATGCCCGCGACATCCCGGTGCGCCGCCGCGCACCGAATGTCATCTGGTTCGATTTCGCCGCCCTGTGCGAAGGCCCACGCGCCGTCACCGACTACATCGAACTGGCGAAGGCATACCCCACCGTCATCCTCTCGGGTGTCCCGCAGTTCACCGATTTCACCGAGAACGAGGCGAAGCGATTCGTCTTGCTGGTAGACGAGTTCTACGATCGCCACGTAAAGTTGGCGTTGTCGGCCGCGGCGCCGATCACCGAACTCTACGATGGCACCCGTGTACGTGCCGAGTTCGGCCGAACAGAGTCGCGCCTAATCGAAATGCAGAGTGAAGACTACCTGGGTCGCGATCACAAGCCATGA
- a CDS encoding N-acetylmuramoyl-L-alanine amidase, with protein sequence MSARPTTWLRLVVVALLLTTLAGCASGPRVAPQRSALAHWSPSPNFNARKAQLIVLHHTSIGDATAALNVLKTRNSQGPVSAHYLVEMDGRIDQLVDEGDRAWHAGAARWGDMTDLNSSSIGIEIDNDGHSPFTQPQIDALIRLLADITTRLGIPRTAIVGHGDIAPGRKDDPSVQFPWATLASNGYGLWFDTPLIPAPPGFDSLAAMRLVGYDVSVPRTAIIAFHRHYRAMETDALDATDAAILYSLQRKLMAPR encoded by the coding sequence ATGAGCGCGCGCCCCACCACCTGGCTCCGCCTCGTGGTGGTGGCCTTGCTTCTCACCACGCTGGCGGGCTGCGCAAGCGGCCCGCGCGTGGCACCCCAGCGCAGCGCCCTCGCCCACTGGTCGCCGTCGCCGAACTTCAATGCGCGCAAAGCGCAGCTCATCGTGCTGCATCACACCTCGATCGGTGACGCCACGGCTGCCTTGAACGTGCTGAAGACGCGCAATAGCCAGGGTCCGGTGAGCGCGCACTACCTCGTCGAGATGGATGGCCGCATCGATCAGCTGGTCGATGAAGGCGACCGTGCCTGGCATGCCGGGGCGGCACGCTGGGGCGACATGACGGACCTGAACTCCTCGTCGATCGGCATTGAGATCGACAACGACGGCCACTCGCCTTTTACCCAGCCGCAGATCGATGCGCTTATCCGCCTGCTCGCTGATATCACCACGCGCCTCGGCATCCCTCGTACAGCCATCGTCGGTCACGGCGACATCGCGCCCGGGCGGAAGGATGACCCGAGCGTACAGTTCCCCTGGGCCACGCTCGCCAGCAACGGCTACGGCCTGTGGTTCGATACGCCGCTGATACCGGCGCCGCCGGGCTTCGACAGCCTTGCCGCCATGCGGCTGGTGGGTTACGACGTCTCCGTGCCACGCACGGCCATCATCGCGTTCCATCGCCACTACCGGGCGATGGAAACGGATGCACTGGATGCGACCGATGCGGCCATTCTGTACTCCCTGCAACGGAAGCTGATGGCGCCGCGTTAA
- the ltaE gene encoding low-specificity L-threonine aldolase: MRTIDLRSDTVTQPTDAMREAMLRAPVGDDVYGEDPTVNALQDRLAADLGFAAALFVPTGTQSNLLALMSHCERGDEYIVGADAHTYRFEGGGAAVLGSIQPQPIPQAADGTLPLDKVEAAIKPVDPHFARSKLLALENTWHGRALPFEYMAAARELATRRGLGLHLDGARIYNAAIAYGRPAGEVAQGFDSVSVCLSKGLGAPVGSVLLGDVKLIDRARRWRKVTGGGWRQAGMLAAAAMHALDHHVERLADDHARAKRLAEALGKIDGLTLQGCHTNMVFVDVPAARLKDLAAHTAAKGIRLSIGYLPSIRLVTHLDIDDEGVERTIDAFRTFAY, encoded by the coding sequence ATGCGAACGATCGACCTGCGTAGCGACACCGTGACCCAGCCCACCGATGCCATGCGCGAGGCCATGCTCCGTGCACCGGTGGGTGACGACGTGTACGGCGAAGACCCGACCGTCAATGCCTTGCAGGATCGCCTCGCGGCGGACCTCGGCTTCGCGGCGGCGCTGTTCGTCCCTACCGGGACGCAGAGCAACCTGCTCGCCCTGATGAGTCACTGCGAGCGCGGTGACGAATACATCGTGGGCGCCGATGCGCATACCTACCGGTTCGAAGGCGGTGGCGCGGCCGTGCTCGGCTCGATCCAGCCGCAGCCGATCCCGCAGGCAGCGGATGGCACGCTGCCGCTCGACAAGGTTGAGGCGGCCATCAAGCCGGTGGACCCACACTTTGCCCGCTCCAAGCTGCTGGCGCTGGAAAACACCTGGCACGGCCGCGCGCTGCCTTTCGAATACATGGCCGCCGCCCGTGAGCTCGCGACCCGGCGTGGCCTGGGCCTGCATCTGGACGGCGCCCGGATTTACAACGCCGCCATCGCTTACGGCCGCCCGGCCGGCGAGGTGGCCCAGGGTTTCGATAGCGTGTCGGTGTGTCTCTCGAAGGGGCTGGGCGCGCCGGTCGGCTCGGTGTTGCTCGGCGATGTGAAGCTCATCGACCGCGCCCGCCGCTGGCGCAAAGTGACCGGCGGCGGCTGGCGCCAGGCCGGCATGCTCGCCGCCGCGGCCATGCACGCCCTCGACCACCATGTGGAACGCCTCGCCGATGACCACGCGCGGGCGAAGCGGTTGGCCGAAGCCCTGGGCAAGATCGATGGCCTCACGCTGCAGGGCTGCCATACCAACATGGTGTTCGTTGATGTCCCCGCGGCGCGCCTGAAGGATCTCGCGGCACACACGGCAGCGAAGGGCATCCGCCTCAGCATCGGTTACCTGCCGTCGATTCGCCTGGTCACCCACCTCGATATCGATGACGAAGGTGTCGAGCGCACGATCGACGCCTTCCGCACTTTCGCCTACTGA
- a CDS encoding gluconokinase — MITIVMGVSGSGKSTVGGDLAAHLGLPFIDGDSLHPQANKDKMAQGIPLDDTDRAPWLAAIVAVMDEHRARHTSLVIACSALKRRYRDILRGDHRDVRFVYLHGTRELLAERLAVRGAHFFNPALLDSQLATLEEPSRSEAAWVEITDPPARIVEKVIRAGCAEARQAAR; from the coding sequence ATGATCACGATCGTTATGGGTGTATCCGGCAGCGGCAAGAGTACGGTAGGTGGCGACCTGGCCGCCCACCTCGGCCTGCCCTTTATCGACGGCGACAGCCTCCACCCCCAGGCCAACAAGGACAAGATGGCCCAGGGCATCCCCCTGGACGACACCGACCGCGCACCGTGGCTGGCGGCGATCGTGGCGGTGATGGATGAGCACCGCGCCCGCCACACGTCCCTGGTGATCGCCTGCTCGGCGCTGAAGCGCCGCTATCGCGATATCTTGCGCGGCGACCACCGCGATGTCCGCTTCGTCTACCTGCACGGCACGCGCGAGCTCCTGGCCGAACGCCTCGCGGTACGCGGCGCGCACTTCTTCAACCCCGCCCTGCTCGATAGCCAGCTCGCGACGCTCGAGGAGCCGTCGCGCAGCGAGGCGGCATGGGTGGAGATCACCGACCCGCCGGCGCGAATCGTCGAGAAAGTGATCCGCGCGGGCTGCGCCGAAGCGCGTCAGGCCGCCCGATAG
- a CDS encoding AraC family transcriptional regulator, with the protein MPPLDNDAFEATPRPVISRGNTYPAAFELATHQHRRGQLLYASAGTIAITTPYGAWIAPPERAVWIPSGTPHAVRMIGAVMTHSVYIEPEVTGKAGEACRVITVSPLLRALLVEAAEVPREYDPDGRDGMLMALLVEEISRAPRVPLELPLPTDPALASLSARFLEHPNVAEGIDAWAGGLGMHRRSFTRLFRRETGMSFAQWRQQACLLAALPRLAAGDAVTDVALDLGYESATSFSTMFRRALGKPPTDYRAA; encoded by the coding sequence ATGCCGCCCCTGGATAACGACGCGTTTGAAGCCACGCCACGCCCGGTGATCTCGCGCGGCAACACCTATCCCGCCGCGTTCGAACTGGCGACCCACCAGCACCGCCGCGGCCAGTTGCTCTACGCGTCGGCAGGCACTATCGCCATCACCACGCCCTACGGCGCGTGGATCGCGCCGCCCGAACGGGCCGTGTGGATTCCCTCTGGCACACCGCATGCCGTGCGCATGATCGGCGCGGTCATGACGCATAGCGTGTATATCGAGCCCGAAGTCACCGGCAAGGCCGGCGAGGCCTGCCGGGTCATCACCGTGTCGCCATTGCTGCGCGCCCTGCTGGTCGAAGCCGCCGAAGTGCCACGCGAGTACGACCCGGATGGCCGCGACGGGATGCTTATGGCCCTGCTCGTCGAAGAAATCAGCCGCGCACCGCGCGTGCCGCTGGAACTGCCGCTGCCGACCGACCCCGCCCTCGCGTCCTTATCCGCACGCTTCCTCGAACACCCGAACGTTGCCGAGGGCATCGACGCGTGGGCCGGTGGACTGGGTATGCACCGGCGCAGCTTCACCCGGCTGTTCCGCCGCGAGACCGGCATGAGCTTCGCCCAGTGGCGCCAACAGGCCTGCCTGCTGGCGGCGCTGCCCCGGCTCGCCGCCGGTGACGCCGTGACCGATGTGGCGCTCGACCTCGGCTACGAAAGCGCGACCAGTTTCTCGACGATGTTCCGCCGCGCGCTGGGCAAGCCCCCGACGGACTATCGGGCGGCCTGA